The following proteins are co-located in the Solanum pennellii chromosome 1, SPENNV200 genome:
- the LOC114075058 gene encoding uncharacterized protein LOC114075058, translating to MSITNSYFFDKVYKVRVMKKSESNKLCMDENDSMCNAEMRCKHVILLQMQTFWSDSNPERRFWSCPHYEATNFNFFRWRDKERVDERSQFILPKLLNRINELEKNYEPLKMQLEQLDNSNIEQSKLEKIPFNEGECLQNRYENLNINSKEKGDNIKEIGELKDMKKMKGMKMKKINKGGCFGKFICSVMICFVIKCKVCLRDFGYRLGGN from the coding sequence atGTCGATTactaattcttatttttttgacaaGGTTTATAAAGTTAGGGTTATGAAAAAATCCGAGTCGAATAAGTTGTGTATGGATGAGAATGATTCAATGTGTAATGCGGAAATGCGATGCAAGCATGTTATCTTATTGCAAATGCAAACGTTCTGGTCAGATAGCAATCCCGAAAGACGATTTTGGTCTTGTCCTCACTATGAGGCCACAAACTTTAATTTCTTTAGATGGAGAGACAAGGAGAGAGTTGATGAAAGATCTCAGTTTATTCTTCCAAAATTGTTGAATAGGATTAACgagttagaaaaaaattatgagcCTCTGAAGATGCAATTGGAACAACTTGATAATTCAAACATTGAACAGtcaaaactagagaaaattCCTTTTAATGAAGGTGAATGTCTTCAAAATCGTTATGAAAatttgaacatcaattcaaaggAGAAGGGTGACAACATAAAAGAAATAGGTGAACTGAAAGacatgaagaagatgaaagggatgaaaatgaagaaaataaataaaggtgGTTGTTTTGGAAAATTCATTTGTTCTGTGATGATTTGTTTTGTTATCAAATGTAAGGTGTGTCTCAGAGATTTTGGGTATAGGCTGGGGGGTAATTGA